The following are encoded in a window of Bacillus xiapuensis genomic DNA:
- a CDS encoding YicC/YloC family endoribonuclease yields the protein MVVSMTGFGRGKVKSADHAVTAEMKSVNHRFSEYQVRMPRQLMKIEDKIKKKLAQYIHRGRVELFITIEGEGLIHRTLHADWSLMKEYVQLMEKASDEFQLVGHPELKDLLHRSEFISIEEREDENEEVEKLVLEAVTLAAENLLAMRQAEGAELKKDLVKLLANLEERLTTVKKQAPSVLDAYKKRLERRLSEWMTAPFHEERVLTEIAMFADKADIHEECTRLESHIQQFRQALELEEPIGRKLDFMIQEMNREVNTIGSKANDTMISSQVVELKTYLEKMREQVQNIE from the coding sequence ATGGTTGTAAGTATGACAGGCTTCGGAAGAGGAAAGGTAAAATCAGCTGATCATGCCGTAACGGCGGAAATGAAGTCGGTCAATCACCGCTTCAGTGAATATCAAGTGCGAATGCCCAGACAATTAATGAAGATAGAAGATAAAATTAAAAAAAAGCTGGCACAATACATACATAGAGGTCGCGTGGAATTATTTATTACGATTGAAGGGGAAGGGCTTATTCACCGGACTCTTCATGCGGACTGGTCTTTAATGAAGGAATATGTGCAGCTGATGGAGAAAGCATCCGATGAATTTCAGCTAGTGGGCCACCCCGAATTAAAGGATTTATTACACCGCTCGGAATTCATTTCCATTGAGGAAAGAGAAGATGAGAATGAAGAAGTCGAGAAGCTCGTATTAGAAGCTGTCACTTTGGCGGCCGAGAACTTGTTGGCGATGCGGCAAGCGGAGGGAGCTGAGCTGAAAAAAGATCTTGTCAAACTTCTGGCCAATCTGGAAGAGCGGCTGACGACAGTTAAGAAGCAGGCGCCGTCCGTGTTAGATGCTTACAAGAAAAGACTGGAGCGCCGGCTGTCTGAATGGATGACTGCCCCTTTTCATGAAGAGCGGGTCTTAACCGAGATCGCAATGTTCGCCGATAAAGCCGATATTCATGAAGAATGCACGCGGCTGGAAAGCCATATTCAGCAATTTCGGCAGGCGCTTGAACTGGAGGAGCCGATCGGGAGAAAGCTGGACTTTATGATCCAGGAGATGAACCGGGAAGTGAATACGATTGGCTCTAAAGCCAATGATACGATGATTAGCTCGCAAGTTGTAGAGTTGAAAACTTATCTGGAAAAGATGAGAGAACAGGTGCAAAATATCGAATAA